Proteins from one Bacteroides sp. genomic window:
- a CDS encoding ABC-F family ATP-binding cassette domain-containing protein has protein sequence MSYFQAQQITKAYGEKVLFEDLSFSVSVGQKVGLIARNGTGKTTLLNIIAGLDQPDSGICTFQNGIKQAYLQQEPFFKPNLTISEALLNADNEISRTVREYEELLSTTGAGHDTKLNERLHLLVERMDALQAWDYESRVKQVLTQLKIGRLDATVDELSGGQVKRLALARILIEEADLILLDEPTNHLDLEMIEWLESYLARKKLTILLVTHDRYFLDAVCNEIIELENGKLYNYRGNYSYFLEKKQERLEAETAFADRATNLLRKETEWMRRMPQARTTKSKARIDSFYELKDQAVRSNETGVGEIKMEMARLGKKILELENITKRFDGKPYVNDFSYVFKRGERAGIVGPNGSGKSTLLNLITSSIQADSGKITIGETIRYGYYRQEGLQVNDNKKVIEVISDIAESISLGKGKAFTASQFLHYFNFPYHVQNDYAGKLSGGEKRRLYLMTVLMQNPNFLILDEPTNDLDIATLNVLEDFLENYEGCLLIVSHDRYFLDRLVDHVFVFGENGRIKDFPGNYTQYRLSRNKQVQAEKKTEKAETPAKPEKTKEKTKLTFKEQKEFEILEKEIEVLEVRKAELIEKMNTGKLSPEELLDASQKYAETEEALETKTNRWIELSEWA, from the coding sequence GTGAGTTATTTCCAGGCACAGCAGATTACGAAAGCATATGGCGAGAAAGTCCTTTTTGAAGACCTGTCATTCAGCGTATCAGTCGGCCAAAAAGTAGGCCTGATTGCCCGTAACGGAACTGGCAAAACCACCCTGCTGAACATCATTGCAGGTCTTGACCAGCCTGATAGCGGGATTTGTACTTTCCAGAACGGCATCAAACAAGCCTACCTGCAACAGGAACCTTTTTTTAAGCCCAATCTGACCATCTCCGAAGCCCTGCTCAATGCCGATAACGAGATAAGCCGCACGGTCAGGGAATATGAAGAGCTCCTTTCTACGACGGGTGCCGGCCACGACACCAAACTCAACGAACGCTTGCACCTGCTGGTGGAACGTATGGATGCGCTTCAAGCATGGGACTATGAAAGCCGGGTGAAGCAAGTGCTGACCCAACTGAAGATTGGTCGTCTCGATGCAACGGTAGATGAACTTTCTGGTGGACAAGTGAAGCGTCTTGCCCTGGCGCGTATACTCATTGAAGAAGCCGACCTGATTCTGCTTGATGAGCCCACCAACCACCTTGACCTGGAAATGATTGAATGGCTCGAATCTTACCTCGCCCGAAAAAAACTTACCATACTGCTCGTCACCCACGACCGCTATTTTCTCGACGCTGTTTGCAATGAAATCATTGAGCTGGAAAACGGAAAACTTTATAACTATCGCGGAAACTATTCCTACTTCCTCGAAAAGAAACAAGAGCGTCTGGAAGCCGAAACGGCTTTTGCCGACCGTGCCACCAACCTTTTGCGCAAAGAAACCGAATGGATGCGTCGCATGCCCCAGGCCCGCACCACCAAGTCGAAAGCCCGCATCGACTCCTTCTACGAACTGAAGGATCAGGCCGTCCGCAGCAACGAAACGGGCGTAGGAGAGATAAAAATGGAAATGGCACGCTTGGGGAAGAAGATCCTTGAATTGGAAAATATTACCAAACGCTTTGACGGCAAGCCCTATGTAAACGATTTCAGCTATGTGTTCAAACGCGGCGAACGGGCCGGCATCGTCGGGCCCAACGGCAGCGGCAAGTCAACCCTGCTTAACCTCATCACCAGCAGCATTCAGGCCGACAGCGGAAAAATCACCATCGGCGAAACCATCCGCTACGGCTATTACCGCCAGGAAGGCCTGCAGGTGAACGACAACAAAAAGGTGATTGAAGTCATCAGCGACATCGCCGAAAGCATCAGCCTGGGCAAGGGCAAGGCTTTCACCGCCTCGCAGTTCCTGCATTACTTCAACTTTCCTTATCACGTGCAGAATGACTATGCCGGCAAACTTAGCGGAGGTGAAAAAAGAAGGCTTTACCTGATGACCGTGCTGATGCAGAATCCCAACTTCCTCATCCTCGACGAGCCCACCAACGACCTCGACATTGCCACCCTCAACGTGCTGGAGGATTTCCTGGAAAACTATGAAGGGTGCCTGCTCATTGTGTCGCACGACCGCTACTTTCTGGATCGTCTGGTGGATCACGTGTTTGTCTTCGGAGAAAACGGCCGCATCAAGGATTTTCCAGGCAATTACACCCAATACCGCCTGAGCCGCAACAAACAGGTGCAAGCTGAAAAAAAGACAGAGAAAGCCGAAACCCCGGCAAAGCCTGAAAAAACTAAAGAGAAAACAAAGCTCACCTTCAAGGAACAAAAGGAATTTGAGATACTCGAAAAGGAAATTGAAGTCCTCGAAGTGCGGAAGGCAGAACTCATTGAGAAAATGAACACGGGTAAACTTTCCCCCGAAGAACTCCTGGATGCCTCACAAAAATATGCCGAAACCGAAGAGGCCCTTGAAACTAAAACCAACCGCTGGATCGAGCTATCCGAATGGGCTTAA
- the dnaN gene encoding DNA polymerase III subunit beta, which translates to MKFIVSSSLLLKQLQAISGVLSTNNTLPILDNFLFELTDSEIKISASDLETTMIARISVDMSEGEGSVAIPAKILLDTLKTFSDIPVTLDIDENNFGVTLTAGEGKYKLAGQNGDEYPQVPAIESESTFNIESDVLFEAINKTLFAASNDDLRPVMAGVFCEIGQEGTTFVATDAHKQVRYRRLDVKSNDEASFILPKKPLNQLKHILAQEDDTVKVDYSSTNARFTFRNIIMVCRLIDGKYPNYIAVIPKENPNKMTVDRNPFLTSIRRVSIFSNKTTYQVKLRIAGSELTLSAEDLDYSNEARERLACSYEGEDIEIGFNSRFLVEMLQNLDTDQIKVEMSEPNRAGLILPVDNENKDEDILMLVMPVMLNA; encoded by the coding sequence ATGAAATTTATTGTATCCAGTTCGTTGTTGCTTAAACAACTGCAGGCCATCAGCGGGGTGCTGAGTACCAACAATACCCTGCCCATTTTGGATAATTTCCTGTTTGAACTAACCGACAGCGAGATCAAAATATCGGCATCTGACCTGGAAACTACCATGATTGCCCGCATCAGCGTTGACATGTCGGAAGGCGAAGGCAGCGTGGCCATTCCCGCCAAGATCCTGCTCGACACTCTGAAGACCTTCTCCGACATTCCTGTGACCCTCGATATTGATGAAAATAATTTTGGGGTTACACTGACTGCAGGCGAAGGGAAATACAAACTGGCAGGCCAGAATGGTGATGAATATCCCCAGGTTCCTGCCATTGAAAGTGAATCCACCTTCAACATTGAGTCGGATGTTTTGTTTGAGGCCATTAACAAGACCCTCTTTGCCGCCAGCAATGACGACCTGCGTCCCGTGATGGCTGGTGTGTTCTGCGAGATTGGGCAGGAAGGGACAACCTTTGTCGCCACCGATGCCCACAAACAGGTGCGCTACCGTCGCCTCGACGTGAAAAGCAATGACGAAGCCAGCTTCATACTCCCCAAAAAACCGCTTAACCAGCTGAAACATATCCTTGCCCAGGAAGACGACACCGTGAAGGTGGACTACAGCAGTACCAACGCCCGTTTTACGTTCCGGAACATCATCATGGTGTGCCGCCTGATCGACGGAAAATATCCTAATTACATTGCTGTCATTCCCAAGGAAAACCCCAACAAGATGACGGTTGACCGCAATCCTTTCCTGACCAGCATTCGCAGGGTTTCAATCTTTTCCAACAAGACCACATACCAGGTTAAACTGCGTATCGCCGGCAGTGAGCTGACCCTCTCGGCCGAAGACCTCGACTACAGCAATGAAGCGCGCGAAAGGCTCGCTTGCAGCTATGAAGGCGAAGACATCGAGATCGGTTTCAACAGCCGCTTCCTGGTCGAAATGCTCCAGAACCTCGACACCGATCAAATCAAGGTCGAAATGTCGGAACCCAACCGGGCAGGCCTGATCCTCCCGGTCGATAACGAAAACAAGGACGAAGACATCCTGATGCTTGTAATGCCTGTGATGCTCAACGCATAA
- a CDS encoding DUF4340 domain-containing protein, translating to MKRTATILLILVLLLAAFGLYFYLSEKKGSLSQRDRNFRIPGEDTEVVRIEMQRQNGELLLLEKDPSGIWQVNNHFRANESAVRELLGTLRHLTVRLPVALADQDQVNDALEQEGVLVTIYARTPWIRLPGGLNLIPRTKRIQRLLTGDDTPDGESTYMRLYRSDMPFAVHVPGIEGGLADLFSTGETSWRDPVVLDLASKQIQSVEVNFPEREDESYRLEQQSDEIHLFHKGQKVDPALVDWPKVSRFLDSFTEMHYEKLLTGEDDSLRLREMRSPFFLEISVTAQNGQTTRMRFFYREASSEMLQDLAPGTDTDPNRFYLQVNDGAFALAQYFVFSRIIRPFSFFLLNPESAENS from the coding sequence ATGAAAAGAACTGCTACCATTCTCCTGATTCTGGTCTTACTGCTGGCTGCCTTTGGGTTATATTTCTACCTTTCGGAAAAAAAAGGCTCGCTGAGTCAGCGTGATCGTAATTTCCGTATCCCGGGCGAAGATACTGAGGTGGTTCGCATTGAAATGCAACGGCAGAATGGCGAACTTCTTTTGCTTGAAAAAGACCCTTCTGGCATATGGCAGGTCAACAACCACTTCAGGGCCAACGAATCTGCGGTCAGGGAGTTGCTTGGCACCCTCCGGCATTTAACGGTTCGTCTGCCTGTGGCACTCGCTGATCAGGATCAGGTCAACGATGCGCTTGAACAAGAGGGTGTATTGGTCACCATTTATGCACGCACCCCCTGGATCAGATTACCTGGCGGCCTTAACCTTATCCCGCGTACCAAGCGAATACAGCGGCTTCTTACGGGTGATGACACCCCTGATGGAGAAAGCACTTATATGCGGCTCTACCGCTCGGATATGCCCTTTGCCGTCCACGTTCCCGGCATTGAGGGCGGACTGGCTGACCTTTTTTCTACCGGGGAAACCAGCTGGCGCGACCCCGTGGTACTTGACCTCGCATCCAAACAAATCCAGAGCGTTGAGGTGAACTTCCCCGAAAGGGAAGACGAATCCTATCGCCTGGAACAGCAGTCCGATGAGATACACCTTTTTCATAAAGGGCAGAAAGTGGATCCGGCGCTGGTGGATTGGCCGAAAGTCAGCCGCTTCCTTGATTCGTTTACGGAGATGCACTATGAGAAACTTTTGACGGGTGAAGACGACAGCCTACGTTTGCGGGAAATGCGCAGCCCCTTTTTCCTGGAGATCAGTGTGACCGCTCAGAACGGACAGACCACCCGGATGCGTTTTTTCTATCGCGAAGCCAGTTCCGAAATGCTGCAAGACCTTGCACCGGGCACTGATACAGACCCCAACCGCTTCTACCTCCAAGTGAATGATGGAGCCTTTGCCCTGGCACAATACTTTGTCTTTAGCCGCATCATAAGGCCCTTCTCTTTTTTTCTGCTAAATCCCGAATCTGCAGAAAACAGCTGA